Part of the Sulfitobacter donghicola DSW-25 = KCTC 12864 = JCM 14565 genome, ACCAAGGGGCCAAAGTGTCGGCCGCATCAGCAATCTTGGCGTTCAGGGTCACAACCTTTAGGCCTCGTTGCAGCGCGCTGGCGGTTTCAACATAAGATGATGTTTCTGCGACTTTGTCAGCTTTTGTAAGGACGATCACCGGATCGGTGCCCGCTTCATTCGCTAGCGCAAGATAGCGTTCCAGTCGGGCGGGGTTAAAATCATCGTTGCAGGAGGTGACGATAAACAACGTGTCCACATTGGAGGCGATCAGCTGGGGAAAACGCGCGCCTTCGGTTTTGCGCTGCAACAGGGCGTGGCGATCTAGGCGGCGTACAACCATGTGTGTTTGCGGCTCGGCGATGATCCAGTCGCCTACGGCGAAATCGGTGGTTTTCATGCCCACGGGAAGGGCAAGTTTAACTTGGCCATCGGGTGATTGTGCTGACATGCGGGATCGGTGAACGGTCGCAATGCGCAAGCGCTCCATCGCATCCTCATCCGAGGTCAGCTGATCCTCGAAAAAGGATGTCCAGCCCAAGGAAGAAAGGGCCAAGGGGATATGATCTGGTTTTTCTGTCACTTTGTCCTGAATGAAACCAAGCCCGCCTGATTGCAAGGGTTTAGGTGAATTTGATGGCGAGGGGTTGAGCCATTGGTCAGCCTCAGCCCAGCACAGACAGCCAAACCCAGACCGTAACAATTGACAACCCAGTGGCGATAAGAACCGAAGAAGCAGCAACGCGTTTGCTGCGCCCGTACATATTGGCAAAGATATAGGCGTTAAACCCTGGTGCCATGGACGCGGTTAAAACGCCTGAGCGAAACAGATCGGTCGGAACAGATAGCGCCGATCCCATCAGCCAAACGATTGCAGGGTGGGCCAACAAGGCGATGACGCAAACCATTGCAATGGCTTTCATGTCGCCCTCTGGGCGGTATTGAAACAACACCCCTCCCAGCGCAAACAAGGCCGCAGGCAGGGCCGAGCGAACAACCAATGATAATGCGTCATCCAAAACAGTGGGGATCATCAACCCGCTGAGGTTCACGGTAAAGCCTGCGATAATACCAATAACCAGCGGGTTGTTGAACATCGCGCGTGCAACTGAGGTGGCCAGCTTTGCGCTGCTTTGCCCACGGTTTCGCACGAACTCCATCACCGTGATCCCCAACCCATAGCAAAAGGGCGAGTGCATAGCGATGATCATATAGTTCCCCGACAGGTTATCTGAACCATATGCGCGCTCAGAGATGGGCAGGCCTAAAAGGACCGAGTTTGAGAACAGGCAGCAAAAACCGATCGCCACGCAGTCTTCCCAATCGCGGCCAAAGAACAGGCGCGCGCCAATGGTCCCAAGGGCAAAGCAAATCGCGGCGCCTGAATAAAAGCTGAACAAGAGCTTGGCATCAAAGGCGCTGCTTAGATCAAGGTTGGCAATGGCATAGAACAGCAGGCAGGGTACGGCAAAGCTTTGGGCGTAGCGCAAAATGCCATCGACACCTGATTCAGACAGCCAGCCGCGCCAGACACCGATATAGCCAAACCCGATCACGATAAAGACGGGCAGGATGACATCAAGAAGGGTTTGCATGATCTGGGCTCGTCCGTGAAAGGGGCAGGTGGCAGGCGGGGTAACGTTAGTTCAGGGTGAACTCCAGCTGCATGCCGTCATAGGCAGGATCAATGTGATCCGGTGTCTCTGCGGCAAGGGTCGCATAGTCGAGATCAGTGTGCATATTGGTCAGGACAGCGCGTTTGGGGCGCATCTTGTCGATCCAGCCCAGTGTCTGTTCGAGGTGGCTGTGGGTGGGGTGGGGATCGCGGCGCAATGTATCTACGATCCAGCAATCAAGGCCTTCTAGGTTCGGCCAAATATGGTCAGGTATTGTTGCAACATCAGGTAGATAGGCGACGTTGTTCATGCGAAACCCTAAGGCATCCATGCCGCCATGCGGAACTTCAAATGGGGTGAACTTTAATGTGCCACCCGGGCCTTCGATCTCGATGTCACC contains:
- the rsgA gene encoding ribosome small subunit-dependent GTPase A, whose protein sequence is MTEKPDHIPLALSSLGWTSFFEDQLTSDEDAMERLRIATVHRSRMSAQSPDGQVKLALPVGMKTTDFAVGDWIIAEPQTHMVVRRLDRHALLQRKTEGARFPQLIASNVDTLFIVTSCNDDFNPARLERYLALANEAGTDPVIVLTKADKVAETSSYVETASALQRGLKVVTLNAKIADAADTLAPWCGAGQTVALVGSSGVGKSTLLNTLAAKTGDEAQLTGGIREDDAKGRHTTTSRSLHKIKGGGWVIDTPGIRTLHLADMSEGLDILFAEITELAPNCRFRDCTHAHEPGCAIQAAVSDGRIDPARLERWRKLQEENNANTPDKTGPKSNQTPKRRGKRR
- a CDS encoding AEC family transporter produces the protein MQTLLDVILPVFIVIGFGYIGVWRGWLSESGVDGILRYAQSFAVPCLLFYAIANLDLSSAFDAKLLFSFYSGAAICFALGTIGARLFFGRDWEDCVAIGFCCLFSNSVLLGLPISERAYGSDNLSGNYMIIAMHSPFCYGLGITVMEFVRNRGQSSAKLATSVARAMFNNPLVIGIIAGFTVNLSGLMIPTVLDDALSLVVRSALPAALFALGGVLFQYRPEGDMKAIAMVCVIALLAHPAIVWLMGSALSVPTDLFRSGVLTASMAPGFNAYIFANMYGRSKRVAASSVLIATGLSIVTVWVWLSVLG